From the Maioricimonas rarisocia genome, one window contains:
- a CDS encoding multiheme c-type cytochrome produces the protein MSATAPPSTTPRRKVVRAIGPRLRKLLTVIWVLLAILIANSAYLATITFLEWLRGETFQNYFYQLMFLGHLVLGLLFLLPFLVFAIVHMRNTWNRRNRRAVVVGYVLFAVSLVLLGTGLLLFRVGGFELRQPQVRSIVYWLHVGSPLAAVWLYVLHRLAGPRLKWRAGLAYAGAVAVTVVGMASLHTQDPRAWNRVGPEEGTKYFKPSLARTTTGDFIPADVLMMDDYCKKCHPDVHAGWEKSVHRFSSFNNPPYLASVRETRQVSMKRHGDVHAARWCAGCHDPVPFFSGAFDDPNFDDIAHPTAHAGITCTVCHAITHVNSNKGNADYTIEQPAHYPFARSDNAVLQWINNQLIKAKPEFHKKTFLKDFHSSAEFCSTCHKVHIPEAVTGYREFLRGQNHYDSWLLSGVSGHGARSFYYPETAQQNCNGCHMPLQESDDFGAKLFDDRGKLTVHDHLFASANTGIAWMKDLPEVVDRHREILEDSMRVDIFGIREEGSIEGELHAPLRPELPTLEPGQKYLVETVIRTLKLGHHFTQGTSDSNEVWLDVTVTSGGEVIGRSGGLDEDRTVDPWSHFVNTFMLDEEGNRINRRNPQDIRTPLYSHQMPPGAGQVAHYELQLPESLDDHVTIEVKLQYRKFDTEYLQIVADSFGPRDTPLRGQKPGEPYRNPLPIVTMASDRVTLPVAGVDKPIEDQSRDDIPEWQRWNDYGIGLFLEGKAELRQAEAAFAEVETLGRYDGPLNQARVFFVEGRLDDAVDAIKRAVDYDDPAPPPWTVNWLSGAVNRQQGRLDEAEENLRAVVDGRTAEQISRGFDFSRDYVVLNELGGVLFDKARRERGEARKEQRDALLRDAAATFERVLAIDSENVTAHYNMYLIMQQLGETDEAEKHRELHQRYKPDDNIRGKAIRLARERYPAAAHAAEPVTIYSLHRPEAPGLEANAAGSE, from the coding sequence GTGAGTGCCACTGCGCCACCATCAACGACGCCACGACGGAAGGTCGTGCGGGCGATCGGTCCACGACTGCGGAAACTGCTGACGGTCATCTGGGTGCTGCTGGCGATTCTGATCGCCAACTCGGCCTACCTGGCGACGATCACGTTTCTGGAATGGCTGAGAGGGGAGACCTTTCAGAATTACTTCTACCAGCTGATGTTCCTCGGACACCTCGTCCTGGGACTGCTGTTTCTACTGCCGTTTCTGGTGTTCGCCATCGTGCATATGCGGAACACCTGGAACCGCCGGAACCGACGGGCGGTGGTGGTCGGCTACGTACTGTTTGCCGTCTCTCTCGTTCTGCTGGGGACCGGGCTGCTGCTGTTTCGGGTGGGAGGCTTCGAACTGAGGCAACCGCAGGTGCGCAGCATCGTGTACTGGCTTCACGTCGGCAGCCCGCTGGCAGCGGTGTGGCTGTACGTGCTGCATCGTCTCGCCGGCCCGCGGCTGAAGTGGCGGGCGGGACTGGCCTACGCGGGAGCCGTCGCCGTGACCGTCGTTGGCATGGCGTCGCTGCATACGCAGGACCCACGCGCATGGAACCGCGTCGGCCCCGAAGAGGGAACGAAGTACTTCAAGCCGTCCCTGGCCCGCACGACGACGGGCGACTTCATCCCGGCCGACGTGCTGATGATGGACGACTACTGCAAGAAGTGTCATCCGGATGTGCATGCCGGCTGGGAAAAGAGCGTGCATCGCTTCAGCTCGTTCAACAATCCTCCGTACCTGGCGAGTGTTCGGGAGACGCGGCAGGTCTCGATGAAACGGCACGGCGACGTGCACGCGGCCCGGTGGTGTGCCGGCTGCCACGACCCGGTGCCCTTCTTCAGCGGCGCGTTCGATGATCCGAACTTCGACGACATCGCCCATCCGACGGCCCATGCGGGGATTACCTGCACAGTCTGTCACGCGATCACGCACGTGAACAGCAACAAAGGCAATGCCGACTACACGATCGAGCAGCCGGCGCATTACCCGTTCGCCCGCAGCGACAATGCCGTCCTGCAGTGGATCAACAACCAGCTCATCAAGGCCAAGCCGGAGTTTCACAAGAAGACCTTCCTGAAGGACTTCCATTCGTCGGCGGAGTTCTGTTCGACCTGTCACAAGGTGCATATCCCCGAAGCGGTGACCGGTTACCGCGAGTTCCTGCGGGGGCAGAACCACTACGATTCGTGGTTGCTCAGTGGTGTGTCAGGACACGGTGCGCGGAGTTTCTACTACCCTGAGACCGCTCAGCAGAACTGCAACGGCTGCCACATGCCGCTGCAGGAATCAGACGACTTCGGCGCGAAGCTGTTCGACGACAGGGGCAAGCTGACGGTTCACGACCATCTGTTCGCCAGTGCCAACACGGGCATCGCGTGGATGAAGGATCTGCCGGAGGTGGTCGACCGGCACCGCGAGATCCTCGAGGACTCGATGCGGGTCGATATCTTCGGCATCCGCGAGGAGGGCTCGATCGAAGGAGAGCTGCACGCGCCGCTTCGTCCGGAGCTGCCGACGCTGGAACCGGGGCAGAAGTACCTTGTCGAAACGGTGATCCGCACGCTCAAGCTGGGGCATCACTTCACGCAGGGAACGTCCGACTCGAACGAGGTCTGGCTGGACGTGACCGTCACAAGCGGCGGGGAAGTGATTGGCCGGTCGGGTGGGCTGGACGAAGACCGGACAGTCGATCCGTGGTCGCACTTCGTCAATACGTTCATGCTGGACGAGGAAGGGAACCGGATCAATCGCCGGAATCCCCAGGACATCCGCACGCCGCTCTATTCGCACCAGATGCCACCCGGTGCGGGACAGGTTGCGCATTACGAACTGCAGCTTCCCGAGTCGCTGGACGATCACGTGACGATCGAGGTCAAACTGCAGTACCGCAAATTCGACACGGAGTACCTGCAGATCGTCGCCGACTCATTCGGGCCGCGGGACACTCCGCTGCGGGGGCAGAAGCCGGGTGAGCCGTATCGAAATCCGTTGCCGATCGTGACGATGGCGTCCGACCGCGTCACCCTTCCGGTTGCCGGCGTGGATAAGCCGATCGAGGACCAGTCGCGCGACGACATTCCCGAATGGCAGCGGTGGAACGACTATGGCATCGGCCTGTTTCTCGAAGGGAAGGCCGAGCTGCGTCAGGCGGAAGCAGCTTTCGCAGAAGTGGAAACGCTGGGCCGGTACGACGGGCCGCTCAACCAAGCCCGCGTCTTCTTCGTCGAAGGACGACTCGATGACGCGGTCGATGCCATCAAACGGGCGGTCGACTACGACGATCCCGCGCCTCCGCCGTGGACCGTCAACTGGCTGAGCGGCGCAGTGAACCGGCAGCAGGGACGACTCGACGAGGCAGAGGAAAACCTGAGGGCCGTCGTGGACGGTCGCACGGCCGAGCAGATTTCACGTGGCTTCGACTTCAGCCGTGACTACGTCGTGCTGAACGAACTGGGAGGCGTGCTGTTCGACAAGGCCCGACGCGAGCGGGGCGAGGCCCGCAAAGAACAGCGGGATGCCCTGCTCCGTGATGCTGCCGCCACGTTCGAACGTGTGCTGGCGATCGATTCCGAGAACGTCACCGCTCACTACAACATGTATCTCATCATGCAGCAGCTCGGCGAAACCGACGAAGCCGAGAAACATCGCGAACTGCACCAGAGGTACAAGCCGGACGACAACATCCGGGGCAAGGCGATCCGGCTGGCGCGTGAGCGGTATCCGGCGGCGGCCCATGCGGCCGAACCGGTCACGATCTATTCGCTGCATCGTCCGGAGGCACCCGGCCTGGAGGCGAATGCCGCCGGTTCCGAGTAG
- a CDS encoding Vgb family protein — MSHRLHCGLLAVAVALQGLFLSTVACAQDQWVYPLDVAVGAEETRYVADRKLPGLWKLKDGTTEVLFQASRKFRTPLNAVRCVCTGPDGQLFAGDSATREVYAVSQSGELTPLTGGRIGIPISMAVDGDHLYVGDLELQRVWKVPTAGGDPEEFLVTAGPRGVAVDSEQNVWVLTPHAPQLRKIAPDGASEVIVEDAPFEFPHQVAVAKDGTAYVSDGYAKAIWKIAPGESPAKLVEGSPLDNPVGITLDGETLLVIDSRANALFRVAADGTISREFPSDGN; from the coding sequence ATGTCACATCGACTTCACTGCGGGCTCCTTGCGGTCGCTGTTGCCTTGCAGGGCCTGTTCCTTTCGACCGTTGCCTGCGCGCAAGATCAGTGGGTATATCCACTTGACGTCGCTGTCGGCGCGGAAGAGACGCGGTACGTCGCGGATCGCAAGCTCCCGGGCCTGTGGAAACTGAAGGACGGAACGACCGAAGTGCTCTTCCAGGCCTCCCGTAAGTTCCGCACACCGCTCAATGCCGTCCGCTGTGTCTGTACCGGCCCGGATGGCCAGCTGTTCGCCGGTGACTCCGCAACCCGCGAAGTCTACGCAGTCTCACAAAGCGGCGAGCTGACCCCGCTGACTGGCGGCCGGATCGGCATTCCGATCTCGATGGCCGTCGATGGTGATCATCTGTACGTCGGTGACCTCGAGCTGCAGCGCGTCTGGAAGGTCCCGACGGCCGGGGGAGATCCCGAAGAGTTCCTCGTCACCGCCGGTCCCCGTGGCGTCGCGGTCGACAGCGAACAGAACGTCTGGGTGCTGACTCCGCACGCTCCGCAGTTGCGGAAGATCGCTCCCGACGGCGCGAGTGAAGTCATCGTCGAAGACGCCCCGTTCGAATTTCCTCATCAGGTCGCCGTGGCGAAGGACGGGACGGCCTACGTCTCCGACGGCTACGCCAAAGCGATCTGGAAGATCGCCCCCGGCGAGTCGCCGGCCAAACTGGTCGAAGGCAGCCCGCTCGACAATCCCGTCGGGATCACGCTCGACGGCGAGACGCTGCTGGTGATCGATTCACGAGCCAATGCCCTGTTTCGGGTGGCGGCAGATGGTACGATCTCACGAGAGTTCCCTTCTGATGGCAACTGA
- the ppdK gene encoding pyruvate, phosphate dikinase, translating to MADTKYVFSFGAGEADGNASMKNTLGGKGANLAEMTNIGLPVPAGFTINTEVCIHYSDNDGAYPAGVKEQVEEAIKKVEKVMGAEFGSDTNPLLLSCRSGARESMPGMMDTVLNIGLNETSVAGLAKQSGNERFAWDSYRRFIQMYGGVVLDMKPKSKTDPDFFEEILEHVKEEAGIEFDKDLTVEQLKDIVSQFKAVIKKNTGVDFPTDPMEQLWGCIGAVFGSWTNDRAVVYRRQYHIPHNWGTATNVQAMVFGNLGDDCATGVGLTRNCSDGTPGFCGDYLINAQGEDVVAGIRTPKRIEESLSDDMPEAYEQLDQIGKTLEQHYKEVQDIEFTIQRGKVWMLQTRNAKRTGFAAVRIAVDLVNEGLIDPKTALEKRRIPADDLNQLLQPIFDPAAKEAAVKEGQMIAKGINAGPGAATGQIVFHASDAEATWNADNDAQLILVRRETSPEDLRGMKVAKGILTAFGGASSHAALVSRQMGKTCVCGCAALSINYEAGTVTVGDTVLKEGDWISIDGFTGEVFTGKIETSASEVMDVLMGNKKPEESETYGRYAQLMQWADEHRRLKVRANAEAHDAEAAVALGAEGVGLCRTEHMFFDHLDEIREMIFSSNKEDRERSLAKLLPFQRDDFTHLMRTMGERPVTIRLLDPPLHEFLSEEHLHADETLAPKLAKAFNVSEEEVHRRVEELAETNPMLGHRGCRLGIVYPEITAMQTRAIFEAACALKQEGINVHPEVMIPLAGFKTEFDNQAKVVRETAAKVFEEQGVEVEYMVGTMVEVPRAALTADEIAETAEFFSFGTNDLTQTTLGMSRDDYKGFIGEYLENDIIPADPFQTVDQSGVGKLMKIGVEGGRGTRSDLKIGICGEHGGDPKSVFFCNRIGLDYVSCSPRRIPIARLAAAQDAVEG from the coding sequence ATGGCCGACACAAAGTACGTGTTCTCATTCGGCGCCGGCGAGGCAGACGGTAATGCCTCGATGAAGAATACCCTCGGCGGCAAGGGGGCCAACCTGGCGGAGATGACGAACATCGGCCTGCCTGTGCCCGCCGGATTCACGATCAACACCGAAGTCTGCATCCACTACTCCGACAACGACGGAGCCTACCCCGCCGGGGTCAAGGAGCAGGTCGAAGAGGCGATCAAGAAGGTCGAAAAGGTGATGGGAGCCGAGTTCGGTTCCGACACCAACCCGCTGCTGCTCTCCTGCCGCTCCGGTGCCCGCGAGTCGATGCCGGGCATGATGGACACGGTCCTCAACATCGGGCTCAACGAAACCAGCGTCGCAGGGCTGGCCAAGCAGTCGGGTAACGAGCGTTTCGCCTGGGACAGCTACCGCCGCTTCATCCAGATGTACGGCGGCGTCGTGCTCGACATGAAGCCGAAGTCGAAGACCGACCCGGACTTCTTCGAGGAGATCCTCGAGCACGTCAAGGAAGAGGCCGGCATCGAGTTCGACAAGGACCTGACGGTCGAGCAGCTCAAGGACATCGTCAGCCAGTTCAAGGCGGTGATCAAAAAGAACACCGGCGTCGACTTCCCGACCGACCCGATGGAACAGCTCTGGGGCTGCATCGGCGCCGTCTTCGGCAGCTGGACCAACGACCGTGCCGTCGTCTACCGCCGTCAGTACCACATCCCGCACAACTGGGGCACCGCCACCAACGTGCAGGCGATGGTCTTCGGTAACCTCGGCGACGACTGTGCCACCGGCGTGGGCCTGACCCGCAACTGCTCGGACGGTACCCCGGGCTTCTGCGGCGATTACCTCATCAACGCCCAGGGCGAAGACGTGGTGGCCGGCATCCGCACCCCCAAGCGGATCGAAGAGTCCCTGTCGGACGACATGCCGGAAGCCTACGAGCAGCTCGATCAGATCGGCAAGACGCTCGAGCAGCACTACAAGGAAGTGCAGGACATCGAGTTCACGATCCAGCGCGGCAAGGTCTGGATGCTGCAGACCCGTAATGCCAAGCGGACCGGTTTCGCTGCCGTCCGGATCGCCGTCGACCTGGTCAACGAAGGCCTGATCGATCCCAAGACCGCCCTCGAAAAGCGGCGGATCCCGGCCGACGACCTCAACCAGCTGCTGCAGCCGATCTTCGATCCGGCCGCCAAGGAAGCCGCGGTCAAGGAAGGCCAGATGATCGCCAAGGGGATCAACGCGGGTCCCGGCGCGGCCACCGGCCAGATCGTCTTCCACGCCTCTGACGCCGAAGCCACCTGGAACGCCGACAACGACGCCCAGCTCATCCTGGTCCGTCGCGAGACGAGCCCGGAAGACCTTCGCGGAATGAAGGTCGCGAAGGGGATTCTGACCGCGTTCGGGGGTGCGTCCTCGCACGCCGCACTGGTCAGTCGCCAGATGGGCAAGACCTGCGTCTGCGGATGTGCGGCCCTGAGCATCAACTACGAAGCCGGCACGGTCACGGTGGGTGACACCGTCCTGAAGGAAGGGGACTGGATCTCGATCGACGGATTCACCGGCGAGGTGTTCACCGGCAAGATCGAGACCTCCGCTTCGGAAGTCATGGACGTCCTGATGGGCAACAAGAAGCCCGAGGAATCCGAAACCTACGGCCGTTACGCCCAGCTGATGCAGTGGGCCGACGAGCACCGCCGCCTGAAGGTGCGTGCCAACGCCGAAGCCCACGACGCCGAAGCCGCCGTGGCTCTGGGGGCCGAGGGTGTCGGACTGTGCCGGACCGAGCACATGTTCTTCGATCACCTCGACGAGATCCGCGAGATGATCTTCTCGTCGAACAAGGAAGATCGTGAACGGTCGCTGGCCAAGCTTCTGCCGTTCCAGCGGGATGACTTCACGCACCTGATGCGGACGATGGGTGAGCGTCCGGTGACGATTCGCCTGCTGGATCCGCCGCTGCACGAGTTCCTTTCCGAAGAGCACCTGCACGCCGACGAGACGCTGGCTCCGAAGCTGGCCAAGGCGTTCAACGTCAGCGAAGAAGAAGTGCATCGTCGCGTTGAGGAACTGGCCGAGACGAACCCGATGCTCGGCCACCGCGGCTGCCGCCTCGGCATCGTGTACCCGGAAATCACGGCGATGCAGACCCGGGCGATCTTCGAGGCCGCCTGTGCACTGAAGCAGGAAGGCATCAACGTCCACCCGGAAGTGATGATTCCACTGGCCGGCTTCAAGACCGAGTTCGACAACCAGGCGAAGGTCGTTCGCGAGACCGCCGCCAAGGTCTTCGAAGAGCAGGGCGTCGAGGTGGAATACATGGTCGGCACCATGGTGGAAGTTCCCCGTGCTGCCCTGACCGCCGACGAGATCGCCGAGACGGCCGAGTTCTTCAGCTTCGGCACGAACGACCTGACGCAGACGACGCTCGGCATGAGCCGCGACGACTACAAGGGCTTCATCGGCGAGTACCTCGAGAACGACATCATTCCGGCCGACCCGTTCCAGACGGTCGACCAGTCGGGTGTCGGCAAGCTGATGAAGATCGGCGTCGAAGGTGGTCGCGGTACCCGCTCGGACCTGAAGATCGGCATCTGCGGCGAGCATGGTGGCGATCCGAAGTCGGTCTTCTTCTGCAACCGGATCGGCCTGGATTACGTGTCCTGCAGCCCCCGGCGGATTCCGATTGCCCGCCTGGCCGCTGCCCAGGACGCTGTCGAAGGCTGA
- a CDS encoding BON domain-containing protein translates to MLLPRKWVLSLGLLAAAPGVTLAGPFDFLKGGSETADAAQASAPRGNQEVAEDIAKALRKAKLVGRNIEIEYQNGVATIKGEVADAQHRINAVRAAESVSGVETVNAKLTVMQESAAPAGLPRQPEIQQAAFEGNAGDRVQQVNHAQSAGRSNQVVAQEIADSMVTAGLSGYDIEIRYKNGVVSLVGSVEAKEQAAHAQRVAQAVPGVQQVINRLTVDGQQVAASQAPASPYSPAPQQGVVPTGYPGPQGGYPAQPAGYGPQGGYPAQPAGYGPQAAAAMGMAGPGMHGPGVPPAGMPAGPGYGQAVQPAGHLVHNQPKLPPHAWPSYAHYDNYAAVTYPGSYDASAWPYIGPFYPYPQVPLGWRSAQLVWDDGYWNLEFNSRTDKWWWFLNPHNWD, encoded by the coding sequence ATGCTTCTGCCTCGGAAATGGGTCCTGAGCCTCGGGCTGCTGGCAGCAGCGCCAGGCGTGACCCTGGCTGGACCGTTTGATTTCTTGAAGGGCGGATCGGAGACGGCCGACGCAGCTCAGGCGTCCGCACCGCGGGGAAATCAGGAAGTCGCCGAAGACATCGCCAAGGCTTTGCGGAAAGCAAAGCTCGTTGGCCGCAACATCGAAATCGAGTATCAGAACGGCGTCGCCACCATCAAAGGTGAAGTGGCCGACGCTCAGCACCGCATCAATGCGGTTCGCGCCGCCGAATCGGTAAGCGGCGTCGAGACGGTCAACGCCAAGCTGACCGTGATGCAGGAATCGGCTGCTCCCGCAGGACTTCCGAGACAACCGGAGATCCAGCAGGCGGCCTTCGAAGGAAACGCGGGTGACCGCGTTCAGCAGGTCAACCACGCCCAGTCGGCCGGCCGCAGCAACCAGGTGGTCGCTCAGGAAATCGCCGACTCGATGGTCACCGCCGGTCTGAGCGGCTACGACATCGAGATCCGGTACAAGAACGGCGTCGTGAGCCTTGTGGGCTCGGTCGAAGCCAAGGAACAGGCTGCTCACGCTCAGCGTGTCGCGCAAGCCGTTCCGGGGGTTCAGCAGGTCATCAACCGTCTGACCGTCGATGGCCAGCAGGTTGCCGCTTCGCAGGCTCCCGCTTCGCCCTACTCCCCTGCACCGCAGCAGGGTGTGGTGCCGACCGGTTACCCCGGTCCGCAGGGCGGATACCCCGCTCAGCCGGCCGGTTACGGCCCGCAGGGTGGTTACCCGGCACAGCCGGCCGGATATGGTCCGCAGGCGGCTGCCGCGATGGGGATGGCCGGTCCGGGCATGCATGGCCCGGGTGTGCCGCCCGCCGGAATGCCGGCCGGTCCGGGATATGGCCAGGCCGTTCAGCCGGCCGGTCACCTGGTCCACAATCAGCCGAAGCTGCCGCCGCACGCCTGGCCGTCCTATGCTCATTACGACAACTACGCCGCAGTGACGTACCCGGGCTCGTACGACGCCAGTGCCTGGCCGTACATCGGTCCGTTCTACCCGTACCCGCAGGTGCCGCTCGGATGGCGTTCGGCTCAGCTGGTGTGGGACGACGGGTACTGGAACCTGGAGTTCAATTCGCGGACGGACAAATGGTGGTGGTTCCTGAATCCGCATAACTGGGACTGA